The following proteins come from a genomic window of Edaphobacter sp. 4G125:
- the pyrH gene encoding UMP kinase: MYKRVLLKLSGEALAAGRGFGIDAVFIHKVAEEIAAVHALGCQVGIVVGGGNFFRGVAQQAIDMDRVAADHMGMLSTVINAIALQDAIEKRGIFCRVMSAIEMHQVTEPYIRRRAIRHFEKGRIVVFAAGTGNPFFSTDTAAALRAMEVKADILLKATSVDGIYSADPKKDPTATRFDQITYNDIVRLNLGVMDTAAVSLCRDNNMPMMVFSMREPGNIVRVVSGEKIGSLVTA; this comes from the coding sequence ATGTACAAAAGAGTCCTCCTCAAGCTCTCCGGAGAAGCCCTGGCCGCAGGCAGAGGCTTCGGTATCGATGCAGTTTTCATCCACAAAGTAGCCGAAGAGATCGCTGCTGTTCACGCCCTGGGCTGCCAGGTGGGTATCGTGGTCGGAGGAGGAAACTTCTTCCGCGGTGTCGCCCAGCAGGCTATCGATATGGACCGGGTTGCGGCGGACCACATGGGGATGCTCTCGACCGTCATTAATGCTATTGCTCTGCAGGACGCGATTGAGAAGCGAGGCATCTTCTGCCGCGTGATGAGCGCCATTGAGATGCATCAGGTGACGGAACCATATATCCGACGCCGCGCCATTCGTCATTTTGAGAAAGGCCGCATCGTAGTGTTTGCCGCCGGGACGGGAAATCCGTTCTTTTCGACCGATACAGCCGCAGCATTGCGCGCCATGGAAGTCAAGGCAGACATTCTGCTCAAGGCAACCTCGGTCGATGGCATCTATAGCGCCGACCCGAAGAAGGACCCCACAGCAACGCGGTTCGATCAGATTACCTATAACGATATTGTCCGCCTGAATCTGGGTGTCATGGATACAGCAGCGGTTTCGTTATGCAGAGACAACAATATGCCCATGATGGTCTTCAGTATGCGAGAACCGGGCAACATCGTCCGCGTGGTTTCGGGCGAGAAGATCGGCTCCCTAGTCACCGCCTGA
- the tsf gene encoding translation elongation factor Ts, with amino-acid sequence MSETAVKIDAKLVKELREKSGAPMGDCLKALQEAKGDMEEAFVVLRKRGMASAAKKASRTTNEGSVGTYIHAGGKIGVLVELNCESDFVARTPDFQELLRDIAMHIAAADPRYVRREDVTTEDIEREKDIYRAQAASSGKPANIIEKMLEGKMSKFYEEVCLLDQPFIKDQGQTISQIIAARVGKLGENISVRRFARFKVGDPNWTVATTAQTSSEEASA; translated from the coding sequence ATGTCTGAAACTGCCGTAAAGATCGATGCGAAACTGGTCAAAGAGCTTCGCGAGAAGTCTGGCGCCCCGATGGGCGACTGCCTGAAGGCCCTGCAGGAAGCCAAGGGCGACATGGAGGAGGCGTTCGTCGTCCTCCGTAAGCGTGGCATGGCCTCGGCCGCCAAGAAGGCTTCGCGCACGACCAACGAAGGCTCCGTTGGAACCTACATCCACGCCGGAGGAAAGATCGGTGTCCTGGTTGAGCTGAACTGCGAGTCCGACTTCGTGGCCCGCACGCCTGACTTCCAGGAGCTGCTGCGCGATATCGCCATGCACATCGCCGCCGCCGACCCGCGCTATGTTCGCCGCGAGGATGTCACCACCGAAGACATCGAGCGTGAGAAGGACATCTATCGCGCCCAGGCTGCTTCGAGTGGAAAGCCGGCCAACATCATCGAGAAGATGCTCGAAGGCAAGATGAGCAAGTTCTACGAAGAGGTTTGCCTGCTGGACCAGCCGTTCATCAAAGACCAGGGCCAGACGATCTCGCAGATCATCGCTGCCCGCGTCGGCAAGCTCGGCGAAAACATCAGCGTGCGCCGCTTCGCCCGCTTCAAGGTAGGCGACCCCAATTGGACTGTTGCCACCACCGCCCAGACCTCCTCGGAGGAGGCTTCAGCATAA
- the rpsB gene encoding 30S ribosomal protein S2 codes for MATITMKELLEAGVHFGHQTKRWNPKMKEYIFGERNGIYIIDLQKTLKMFKDASKFVTDLTSTGKLILFVGTKRQAQDAVAEEANRAGMPYINSRWLGGLLTNWVTVQKSVKRLQELDEMSTDGRYELLTKKEVIKLERERKHLSTNLAGIKNMKRLPDALFVIDSNNEAIAVSEARKLGIPVVAVVDTNCDPTVVDYVIPGNDDALRAIRLFTTKIADSAYEGAQMVSERAFSDEVADVQQTEVSPEFVGEDGEVAEIQATITAADEDEDDNVDLAAVLGGNIRKAPAAASIDEQDSAVADAGA; via the coding sequence TTGGCTACTATTACGATGAAAGAGCTGCTCGAAGCCGGAGTTCACTTCGGGCATCAGACCAAGCGCTGGAACCCGAAGATGAAGGAGTATATCTTCGGCGAGCGTAACGGAATCTACATTATCGACCTGCAGAAGACGCTCAAGATGTTCAAGGACGCGTCGAAGTTCGTCACCGACCTTACCTCCACTGGCAAGCTCATCCTCTTCGTCGGCACCAAGCGCCAGGCGCAGGATGCCGTGGCCGAAGAAGCCAACCGCGCCGGAATGCCCTACATCAACTCGCGCTGGCTCGGCGGTCTGCTGACCAACTGGGTAACGGTGCAGAAGTCGGTAAAGCGCCTGCAGGAACTCGACGAGATGTCGACCGACGGACGCTACGAGCTGCTGACCAAGAAGGAAGTCATCAAGCTCGAGCGTGAGCGGAAGCACCTCTCGACCAACCTCGCCGGCATCAAGAACATGAAGCGCCTGCCGGATGCGTTGTTCGTCATTGACTCGAACAACGAAGCCATCGCCGTCTCCGAGGCCCGTAAGCTCGGCATCCCGGTCGTCGCGGTCGTGGACACGAACTGCGATCCAACGGTAGTCGATTACGTGATCCCCGGAAACGATGACGCTCTGCGTGCGATCCGCCTGTTCACGACAAAGATTGCTGACTCGGCCTACGAGGGCGCCCAGATGGTTTCTGAACGTGCCTTCTCGGACGAGGTTGCCGACGTTCAGCAGACCGAGGTCTCGCCTGAATTCGTTGGCGAAGACGGAGAAGTTGCCGAGATCCAGGCCACCATCACCGCTGCAGACGAGGACGAGGACGACAACGTCGATCTCGCTGCCGTTCTGGGCGGAAACATCCGCAAGGCACCGGCTGCCGCCTCGATCGACGAGCAGGACTCGGCCGTCGCCGACGCAGGAGCCTAA
- the rpsI gene encoding 30S ribosomal protein S9 — protein MADLVQYYGTGRRKSSIARVFLRPGSGKFSVNKKDVDVYFVTAQQRAAAKRSLGIENIGETFDVITTVRGGGVMGQADAVKLGIARALMQFNPELRKALKSEGLVTRDSRAKERKKYGQKGARARFQFSKR, from the coding sequence ATGGCAGATCTCGTCCAGTATTATGGCACCGGCCGACGCAAGAGTTCGATTGCGCGCGTTTTTCTGCGCCCGGGCAGCGGCAAATTCTCCGTCAACAAGAAGGACGTTGACGTTTACTTCGTAACGGCGCAGCAGCGTGCTGCCGCTAAGCGCTCGCTCGGCATCGAAAATATCGGCGAGACCTTTGACGTCATCACCACGGTTCGTGGCGGCGGCGTGATGGGTCAGGCGGATGCGGTCAAGCTCGGCATCGCACGCGCTCTGATGCAGTTCAACCCTGAGCTCCGCAAGGCGCTCAAGAGCGAAGGCCTCGTCACCCGCGACTCGCGCGCTAAGGAGCGCAAGAAGTACGGGCAGAAGGGCGCTCGCGCACGGTTCCAGTTCTCGAAGCGATAG
- the rplM gene encoding 50S ribosomal protein L13, giving the protein MSTRIPSPKDIQRKWFVLDASGKTLGRLATQAANVLSGKLNPLYTPYIDTGDHVVIVNAEKIVLTGLKADQKLYRRYTGFPGGLREESFVDLLKRRPEAVIEQAVKGMLPKSKLGRQMATKLKVYKGDKHPHQAQKPEALEATV; this is encoded by the coding sequence ATGTCTACCAGAATCCCGAGCCCCAAAGATATTCAACGCAAGTGGTTTGTCCTCGACGCGAGCGGCAAGACCCTTGGCCGGCTCGCTACGCAGGCAGCCAATGTGCTGTCGGGCAAGCTCAATCCGCTTTACACGCCTTATATTGATACCGGCGATCATGTTGTGATTGTCAATGCCGAAAAGATCGTTCTGACGGGCCTCAAGGCGGACCAGAAGCTCTATCGCCGCTATACCGGATTCCCCGGCGGTCTTCGCGAAGAGTCCTTCGTGGACCTGCTGAAGCGTCGTCCTGAAGCCGTGATTGAGCAGGCCGTCAAAGGCATGCTCCCCAAGTCCAAGCTGGGCCGTCAGATGGCGACCAAGCTGAAGGTCTACAAGGGCGACAAGCATCCGCATCAGGCGCAGAAGCCTGAGGCTCTCGAAGCGACTGTCTAA
- a CDS encoding glycosyltransferase family protein, producing the protein MTGQQTLIARGALGVFAGIASVATCSSSFPRRLSKIDFDRGISLAFAVSRLGLFGLIFLLLRIPPRGDVPAYYWPEAQSILHGLLPYRDFPSSYAPLHPYLDALVIRIWHSPLAIILLSILAEIALLPLWFRFGRRILSETEIRTGALLYLCSAIGLQFVAVDGQDTVIVGVFVTLSLFLLSRRKELLSGATIGTAVAAIKFLPLLYVPAFFLALPRRWRWVVGMAIPILFIYGAFVAMHLPILVPLQIEGDKKGAGSFPYVVESLLGVTVPSRIWDLLLVAVLAAIFLLLARTLRGATPEVRLRGIVFAVAALSLALLFFSKKSWPPYLMLTLFPICLSIDARRWLHLAGLAGFSVIAVVEHSYWATILNQLTAQELHLGLLSGRTVYFVFLALELALIGGYGWLLSLALRKICSAKEFDPSLSSHP; encoded by the coding sequence TTGACCGGCCAACAGACCCTTATTGCCCGTGGAGCTCTTGGAGTCTTCGCCGGAATCGCCTCTGTGGCGACCTGCTCCAGTTCCTTTCCAAGACGGCTTTCAAAAATAGACTTTGATCGCGGTATAAGTCTTGCCTTCGCAGTCAGCCGGCTGGGACTCTTTGGATTGATCTTTCTCCTGCTCCGGATTCCTCCGCGAGGGGATGTACCGGCCTATTACTGGCCTGAGGCCCAATCGATTCTCCACGGCCTGCTTCCCTACCGGGATTTCCCCAGCAGTTATGCTCCACTCCACCCTTACCTCGATGCATTGGTAATCCGCATCTGGCACAGTCCGCTTGCGATCATCCTGCTCTCCATCCTTGCCGAGATTGCCCTGCTTCCGCTGTGGTTTCGTTTTGGACGAAGGATTCTGTCGGAGACGGAGATTCGTACAGGAGCTCTTCTATATCTTTGCAGCGCAATCGGCCTTCAGTTCGTCGCCGTTGATGGCCAGGATACGGTGATCGTAGGCGTCTTCGTGACGCTCTCTCTCTTTCTCCTTTCGCGAAGAAAGGAGTTGCTTTCCGGCGCTACGATCGGAACGGCGGTCGCAGCGATCAAATTCCTTCCGCTGCTCTATGTACCGGCCTTCTTTCTCGCTCTTCCGCGACGATGGCGCTGGGTGGTTGGAATGGCCATTCCAATCCTTTTCATCTATGGCGCCTTTGTTGCCATGCATCTTCCGATCCTTGTCCCTCTGCAGATCGAAGGAGACAAAAAAGGAGCGGGTAGCTTTCCGTACGTAGTGGAATCGCTTCTGGGAGTTACGGTTCCTTCCAGAATCTGGGACCTTCTGCTGGTCGCAGTCCTCGCTGCAATCTTCCTCTTACTTGCTCGAACCCTTCGAGGAGCTACCCCGGAGGTGCGTCTGCGAGGAATCGTCTTTGCAGTCGCCGCTCTTTCGCTGGCTCTGCTGTTTTTCTCGAAGAAGTCCTGGCCTCCGTACCTGATGCTGACGCTGTTTCCAATCTGCCTCTCGATCGATGCACGGCGCTGGCTTCACCTTGCGGGACTCGCAGGATTCAGTGTGATTGCAGTCGTCGAGCATAGCTACTGGGCAACGATTCTCAATCAATTGACGGCCCAGGAACTTCACCTCGGTCTCCTGTCGGGCCGTACTGTATATTTCGTATTTTTGGCACTGGAACTGGCCCTGATCGGGGGCTATGGATGGCTCCTGTCACTTGCTCTTCGGAAGATTTGTTCCGCGAAGGAGTTTGATCCATCCCTCTCCTCCCATCCGTAA
- a CDS encoding holo-ACP synthase: MILGVGTDMIEISRIQLSIDQFGERFLHRVFTPGEIAYCQRKKKHAAESFAARFAAKEAGAKALGTGISRGITWKEIEVQREPSGRPTLHLTGRAQERAQELGIARLSLSLTHSRDLALAVVIAETA, from the coding sequence ATGATCCTCGGCGTAGGAACCGACATGATCGAGATCAGCCGGATTCAGCTGAGCATCGATCAGTTCGGAGAACGCTTTCTGCATCGGGTCTTCACTCCCGGCGAGATCGCCTACTGCCAGAGAAAGAAGAAACATGCGGCCGAGAGCTTTGCTGCGCGCTTCGCAGCGAAAGAGGCTGGGGCGAAGGCGCTCGGTACCGGCATCAGTCGTGGAATCACCTGGAAGGAGATTGAGGTGCAGCGCGAACCAAGCGGGCGCCCCACCCTGCACTTGACCGGACGCGCGCAGGAGAGGGCGCAGGAGCTAGGAATTGCCCGACTTTCTCTCAGTCTGACCCACAGTCGAGACCTCGCCCTGGCTGTTGTCATTGCTGAAACCGCCTAA
- a CDS encoding transporter: protein MQVNQRMNDALRERDAIIRNLLQRVQELEWRVNGGNFTTSSPRDLISAQPASSSVSAPAAATPHANTLAAATAVVRNSGYDAEERQASQALDQALIVRGGLLLPSGTLELDNTTSYFSSSSDHLTIDGFALLPVLVVGDITSERVRQDLLLPTFTARLGLPHKLQFDTYVPYGYQLNRTVDAENNQTSQSTFGLGDIAFGLSRQLTMEHDRVPDLLANVRFKTTTGIDSFNLNSSQTALGTGFYAVQGNLTAAKSNDPVVFFGNLSYTANLKGTHTIQSTDSNGQPISIPGHFNPGNAIGFQLGSILSLNPETSMTIGWDQRFTQSTTVNGQVVPASYLVEGSLRLGMSYLYAPGRTLDLSFGVGLTPDTPNLQFSVGLPIRRSLWTPKSGVRIFKNSVHE from the coding sequence ATGCAAGTCAATCAACGTATGAACGATGCGCTACGCGAGCGCGATGCAATCATTCGCAATCTTCTGCAACGCGTACAGGAGTTGGAGTGGCGCGTAAATGGAGGCAACTTTACTACGTCGTCTCCTCGCGACCTCATCTCGGCTCAGCCGGCCTCTTCCAGCGTAAGCGCACCGGCGGCTGCGACTCCCCATGCGAACACGCTGGCAGCGGCGACAGCCGTGGTGCGCAACTCCGGATACGACGCAGAAGAGCGGCAGGCCAGCCAGGCACTCGATCAGGCACTTATCGTTCGTGGCGGCCTTCTGCTTCCCTCAGGAACTCTTGAGCTTGACAATACAACCTCATATTTCAGCTCGTCCTCCGATCACCTCACCATCGACGGCTTTGCCCTGCTGCCAGTGCTTGTCGTAGGAGACATTACTTCGGAACGCGTCCGCCAGGATCTCCTGCTCCCGACCTTCACCGCTCGCCTCGGACTTCCCCACAAGCTACAGTTCGATACCTATGTTCCCTATGGTTACCAACTGAATCGTACGGTCGATGCCGAGAACAACCAGACCTCGCAGAGTACTTTCGGGCTCGGCGATATCGCCTTCGGCCTTTCGCGCCAGTTGACCATGGAGCATGATCGCGTCCCTGACCTGCTGGCCAACGTGCGCTTCAAGACCACCACTGGAATCGACAGTTTCAACCTCAATAGCAGCCAGACTGCGCTCGGTACCGGTTTTTATGCGGTCCAGGGAAATCTAACGGCAGCCAAGTCGAATGACCCCGTTGTCTTCTTCGGGAATCTCTCGTACACCGCGAACCTGAAAGGAACCCATACGATTCAGTCGACCGATTCAAACGGCCAGCCGATTTCGATTCCGGGTCACTTCAACCCGGGTAATGCTATCGGCTTCCAGCTTGGCTCCATCCTCTCTCTGAATCCCGAAACTTCGATGACGATCGGCTGGGATCAACGCTTCACTCAATCCACGACTGTGAATGGGCAGGTTGTGCCTGCTTCATATCTCGTTGAAGGTTCCCTGCGACTCGGCATGTCGTATCTCTACGCGCCTGGAAGGACCCTCGACCTGAGCTTTGGGGTCGGACTGACGCCGGACACACCGAATCTGCAATTCTCTGTCGGATTGCCAATTCGTCGTTCTCTGTGGACTCCCAAGAGTGGCGTTCGCATCTTCAAAAACAGCGTTCACGAGTGA
- a CDS encoding C39 family peptidase, producing the protein MTLFAVRFRSWYRALALVMAGALIFPSVVFSQAQDEYSKPIRSLKEIREEGVIRQKWDMSCGAAALSTLLTYEFKDNTPETAVVVWILHRVDPVRVRARGGFSLLDLKRFAQARGYHAEGFTGMSIEELAEQKTSVIVPIRMKGFDHFIVVHKIVEGHVIIADPGFGNITMRVDRFQSLWKEGIVFIVHPPTDLMLTEKRPSIASRTIPDPSIIQREIGVAIPPNYLY; encoded by the coding sequence ATGACGCTCTTCGCAGTTCGTTTCAGGTCCTGGTACAGAGCGCTTGCGCTGGTCATGGCGGGCGCTCTGATCTTTCCCAGTGTGGTCTTCTCTCAAGCTCAAGACGAATACAGCAAACCGATCCGCAGCCTCAAAGAGATTCGCGAAGAAGGTGTAATACGGCAGAAGTGGGACATGAGTTGTGGTGCTGCTGCTCTCAGCACGCTGCTGACCTATGAATTCAAAGACAATACCCCGGAAACTGCAGTCGTCGTTTGGATCCTGCATCGAGTTGATCCGGTTCGAGTGCGTGCCCGCGGCGGATTCTCGCTGCTGGATCTAAAACGCTTCGCCCAGGCACGCGGCTATCACGCAGAGGGTTTCACGGGGATGTCCATCGAAGAACTTGCCGAACAGAAAACCTCTGTCATCGTGCCAATCCGTATGAAGGGCTTTGATCATTTCATCGTCGTACACAAGATCGTGGAGGGGCACGTTATCATCGCCGATCCCGGATTCGGAAACATCACCATGCGGGTCGATCGCTTTCAATCGCTATGGAAAGAAGGCATCGTCTTCATCGTTCATCCGCCGACAGACCTGATGTTGACCGAAAAGAGACCTTCGATCGCATCCCGCACAATTCCCGATCCCAGCATCATTCAACGCGAGATTGGAGTCGCGATTCCGCCGAACTATCTCTACTGA
- a CDS encoding DUF4352 domain-containing protein: protein MRSGINWTELALWGLIGWTLIGLAGVTISFLRQERSKARRHLVWIGGIWLLYIAILLTISLSTKPRILAQGQEQCFGSLCFTVVRIESIPSSFANEGEQVLRVSIRITNHSHEQRKGDKTLQAYLVDSQGRVWNQGSGLEGVRLSTTVLPGDSVMSQPVFKIAKDATDLRLVLTHGHRLPYLLLLGDRDSLLHSPVYIRLEVQH, encoded by the coding sequence ATGCGATCAGGGATAAATTGGACCGAACTGGCGCTATGGGGGCTGATCGGCTGGACCTTGATCGGTCTTGCTGGCGTAACGATCTCATTCCTGCGGCAAGAGCGCTCCAAGGCGCGTCGGCATCTTGTCTGGATTGGGGGCATCTGGCTGCTTTACATTGCCATACTGCTGACGATTTCACTCTCAACCAAACCACGCATCCTTGCACAGGGGCAGGAGCAATGTTTTGGCAGCCTTTGTTTTACCGTGGTACGAATCGAGAGTATCCCCAGCTCTTTTGCCAACGAGGGAGAACAGGTCCTACGAGTCTCCATCCGAATCACCAATCATTCCCATGAGCAGAGGAAAGGCGACAAAACTCTGCAAGCCTATCTCGTCGATTCGCAGGGCCGGGTCTGGAACCAGGGGTCCGGACTGGAAGGCGTTCGCCTGTCGACAACGGTTCTGCCGGGCGATTCAGTTATGAGCCAGCCCGTCTTCAAGATCGCAAAGGATGCAACGGATCTTCGACTCGTCCTAACGCACGGACACAGGCTCCCCTACCTTCTTCTGCTGGGCGATCGCGACAGCTTGTTGCACTCTCCGGTTTACATCCGGCTTGAGGTTCAGCACTGA
- a CDS encoding ABC transporter ATP-binding protein, whose translation MATTSSSSSSTAATVQPIIVAQDLGKTYRSGKLEVQALRGVNFSADPGEFVAIVGPSGSGKSTLFYVLGGLAQASSGSLFIDGAEFSRLSDIERTRMRRAKIGFVFQRFNLLPTLTAMGNIEIAHDIANLGATEKKPLDRPLLDHLADLMNIKGRLEHRPNELSGGEQQRVAIARALISRPAIVLADEPTGNLDTKNSDAVLSMLRRSSHELNQTVLMITHNPEAAQIADRILHMRDGQITSIEKGTGRVVHEA comes from the coding sequence ATGGCGACTACTTCTTCCTCTTCTTCGAGCACGGCAGCCACAGTTCAGCCCATCATCGTAGCCCAGGACCTCGGCAAAACCTATCGATCCGGAAAACTTGAGGTGCAGGCGCTGCGAGGAGTCAATTTTTCAGCAGATCCAGGCGAGTTTGTGGCCATTGTCGGGCCCTCCGGATCAGGAAAATCGACATTGTTTTATGTCCTTGGAGGACTCGCGCAGGCCAGTTCCGGGTCGCTATTTATTGATGGCGCTGAATTTTCGCGGCTTTCGGATATCGAACGCACGCGAATGCGTCGCGCCAAGATCGGTTTCGTCTTTCAACGGTTCAATCTTCTTCCAACACTGACGGCAATGGGGAATATCGAGATCGCACATGATATTGCGAATCTGGGAGCAACAGAGAAGAAGCCTCTGGATCGTCCGCTACTCGATCACCTTGCCGACCTGATGAATATCAAGGGCAGGCTGGAGCATCGGCCGAACGAACTCTCAGGAGGCGAACAGCAGCGCGTCGCCATTGCCCGCGCATTGATCTCGCGTCCGGCAATTGTGTTGGCCGATGAGCCGACAGGTAATCTCGATACGAAGAACTCTGATGCTGTACTTAGCATGTTGCGGCGTTCCAGCCACGAGCTGAACCAGACCGTGCTGATGATTACTCATAACCCTGAAGCTGCGCAGATTGCGGATCGCATTCTGCATATGCGCGATGGACAGATTACGAGTATTGAAAAGGGAACCGGGCGCGTTGTTCACGAAGCGTGA
- a CDS encoding M1 family metallopeptidase yields the protein MFLLAAAGPLALAQQGSYDPVKTFAPFIMPDPINVYRSSNGAPGPGYWQNEADYELHPTIDPAKKQLSATETITYINNSPDTLTSLWLHVEQNIYRKDSRSRLAYGAALRGRRNTEESGPRPSSEGYIFDSVEIEAGKQRIKADYIISDTRMQIRLAEPLKPKGGQLKIHIRYHYQIPGIWGGRTSWGKSQQGEIYDMAQWYPRMCVYDDLRGWDTLPYLGSEFYLEYGHFDYYVTVPSNFIVAGSGELVNPKEVLTLQQVARLELARNSDSTVYIIKPEEIGKSESRPKQDGALTWHFHMDHTRDVAFSASPVFVWDAAKINLPDGKKSLAMSVYPPESVGEDAWTKSTEYVKNSVENFSKRWYPYPYPAAINVAGFSTGMEYPGIVFDGIPDKGSFLFWVTAHEIGHDWFPMIVGSNERRNAFMDEGFNTFIDIFESDEYAEGKYGPKRDSEYSAGGEPPDMILKVIDDPAAPPVLFPADGYPGRLGHPVSYFKGAYGMVLLREQILGPDRFDWAFRKYIRDWAFKHPSPSDFFRAMQSEAGEDLGWFWRGWYENHWKFDMAVEKIDGATMTIQNKGQLVLPATVEVKFKDGTSERFRLPWETWLSKGEYVWSSDDKKPIASVTIDPDHKLPDDDRSNNTKSAE from the coding sequence GTGTTTCTACTCGCCGCAGCCGGACCTCTCGCCCTGGCGCAGCAGGGTTCCTACGATCCGGTCAAGACCTTCGCGCCCTTCATCATGCCGGATCCGATCAACGTCTATCGCTCCAGTAATGGAGCGCCCGGACCAGGCTACTGGCAGAATGAAGCGGATTACGAGCTCCACCCCACGATTGACCCAGCGAAGAAGCAGCTCAGCGCTACTGAGACCATTACCTATATCAATAACAGTCCCGATACGCTTACCAGCCTGTGGCTGCATGTAGAACAGAACATCTATCGCAAGGATTCGCGTTCACGTCTGGCCTATGGCGCTGCATTGCGAGGGAGACGCAATACGGAAGAGAGCGGACCTCGTCCTTCATCGGAAGGTTATATCTTCGATTCAGTCGAGATCGAAGCTGGAAAACAGCGCATCAAGGCCGATTACATAATCTCCGACACACGCATGCAGATTCGTCTTGCCGAGCCACTGAAGCCGAAGGGCGGCCAGTTGAAGATCCACATCAGGTATCACTACCAGATCCCGGGCATATGGGGTGGGCGCACCTCGTGGGGCAAGTCCCAACAGGGCGAGATCTACGACATGGCGCAGTGGTATCCGCGGATGTGTGTCTACGACGACCTGCGCGGATGGGATACGCTGCCTTATCTCGGTAGTGAGTTCTATCTCGAATACGGCCACTTCGATTACTACGTGACCGTCCCCTCAAACTTCATCGTTGCAGGTTCGGGCGAGCTTGTGAATCCGAAGGAAGTTCTGACCTTGCAGCAGGTCGCACGGCTGGAACTGGCCCGCAACAGCGACTCGACGGTCTACATTATTAAGCCGGAGGAAATCGGAAAATCAGAGAGCCGTCCGAAACAGGATGGGGCTCTAACCTGGCACTTCCACATGGATCACACTCGCGATGTCGCCTTCAGCGCCTCACCGGTCTTCGTGTGGGATGCGGCCAAGATCAATCTTCCCGATGGCAAGAAGTCACTGGCGATGAGCGTCTATCCGCCCGAGAGCGTGGGCGAGGATGCCTGGACAAAATCCACCGAGTACGTAAAGAATTCGGTCGAAAACTTTTCGAAGCGCTGGTATCCATATCCCTATCCCGCAGCCATCAACGTCGCAGGCTTCTCCACCGGCATGGAGTACCCAGGAATCGTCTTCGATGGTATTCCAGACAAAGGCTCGTTCCTCTTCTGGGTGACGGCGCACGAGATCGGCCATGATTGGTTCCCGATGATCGTCGGCTCCAATGAGCGCCGCAATGCCTTCATGGACGAAGGCTTTAACACCTTCATCGATATCTTCGAATCGGACGAGTATGCCGAGGGCAAATATGGCCCCAAGCGCGACTCCGAGTACTCCGCTGGTGGCGAACCACCGGACATGATCCTGAAGGTGATTGACGACCCGGCTGCACCGCCTGTTCTCTTCCCTGCTGACGGCTATCCCGGACGACTCGGCCATCCAGTCAGCTACTTCAAAGGAGCCTATGGGATGGTACTACTGCGTGAGCAGATCCTAGGACCGGACCGCTTCGACTGGGCCTTCCGCAAATACATTCGCGACTGGGCCTTCAAACATCCTTCGCCCTCGGACTTCTTCCGCGCCATGCAGAGCGAGGCAGGAGAAGACCTGGGATGGTTCTGGCGCGGCTGGTACGAGAACCACTGGAAGTTCGATATGGCAGTCGAGAAGATCGATGGCGCTACGATGACCATCCAGAACAAAGGCCAGCTTGTGCTTCCAGCAACAGTCGAGGTGAAGTTCAAGGATGGCACCTCGGAGCGCTTCCGCCTGCCATGGGAGACCTGGCTCAGCAAGGGCGAATACGTGTGGTCGTCCGACGATAAGAAGCCGATTGCTTCGGTTACGATCGACCCTGATCACAAGCTGCCAGATGATGATCGCAGCAACAATACAAAATCAGCCGAATAA